In the genome of Thermodesulfobacteriota bacterium, the window TTGAATTGGTACTTCCTCTTCAATTGATTTCGGAGGTTGGTATTCTCGCGCTTCAAATCCCTGTATTCCAGAGCCCTTTTCAACGTAATGGCGATCTCGTCCAACTTGATCGGTTTGGTGAGGTAGTCAAAGGCCCCGCTCTTGATCGCCTCCACGGCATTCCGGATCGTGCCGTATCCCGTCAGAAGGATGCAGATCGATTCGGGAGAGTGTTCCCTGACATATCTCAGGACCTCCATGCCATCGGCCCCAGGCATCTTCAGATCGGTGAGGATGAGGTCGTAGAAGTTCTTTTCGATGAGGGAGATACCTGTGGTCCCGTCCGAGGTGGTGGTCAGGTCGTATCCTTCTTGGATCAAAAATTCCGAAAGGGTCTCGAGGATCTCTGAAGAATCGTCAATAAGGAGGATCTTCTCGTTTGCCATAGGGAACTCCTCCTGAGAACTCTAAGGAATGCTACTACAAAAGGCTTGAAGTTGTCAAATTTTTGACTTTTCGGGGAGAGGGGAAAGGCCGAGAGAGTTTACGGTGTGGCTGGGGAATAGTAAGCAGGGGATTGACACCCATCCTTTTGGGGAAGATCAAAGATAATCTCCCCGACGGAACTTCTCAATTTCCACTGCGGAGAGGATGGCCGTTTCGATCATAATCTTACGCAAAGGGTCGTCCAAAGGAAGTTGTCTTGAAAGCCCATCCAGCTCCTCCACGCCTCTGGCCATGGATTGCACGATTGGCTCGATCCCCCTTAAAGGGGTTTCAGGGGAGGAGAGGCCCTCCTGATAAAGCTCGATCGTGGTCAATGTCTCTTCGATGCTTTGAAGACTCTTTGATCGAAGGGAGAGGGGATCCGCTGGGTTGATTGGCCCTGCACCATTCAACCTCTCCTTGGCGTGGATAAGCATTTGCGCAAAATCGAGGCCTTGGACCTGTTCTCGTCGATGGGGTCGATGGGAACCCCCGGGGGTGAGGCTTGGGTCTATGGTCTTGACTTTCATGGGAACCTCCTCATGGGTTCTTTGGTTTCAATTACTGCAAATTTAATGCCTAACAGGAGGTCTTTAACCCATCGAATCCCAAAAGAAGACTTCCCTCCATCCAATATAGAAACAGGCCCTTTGGGCAGAAATTTCCCTCTCGACCGGCAGCTTCTTCCTCATCATGGTCATAGGCTCCCGATCACTGGAAGAGGAATTCATCGAAATAGATCCTCCGGATCCCCTTCTGACCGAGGTGGCCATTGAACTTTTGGAGAAGCTCCTCTTTCAATCGTTCCTTGAAATCGCCCTTCCTTAAGTCGTCCAGCTTCTTTTCGCTGACGCTCAGGATGACGGTATCGGTAAAAATGGACATCCTCGCCTGAACCGGCTCGACCCACTTCTTGTCTTCCAATTCCAGAAGGATCCTTGTCTTGAGATAATGTCTCCCGTTCTCTTCGTTTAGATTGATGATGAGGGGACTGAGCTTCACGATCTCGCCCATTTCTGTCGTCTTGGAAGGAGAGGCCTCCGCAGGCCGGGCGTTGGATTGGGTGGGTGGGGAGAGATAACCTAAGTAGAGGGCAAGGCCCAACCCGCCCCCTACGACCAAAACCATCATGATCCCGCCGATGAGAATATATTTGATCACCTTCGCTCCTCCGATGCGTTTAACGTCCGGGGATCGCTCCCTCCGGCCCCTCCCTAAAAAGGGATGGCCCATCCCCCACCCTCAGTTCAGATTCACCATCTGGACGATCTCCTCGGGGATCCTGGCCAGGGGCACGACCCGATCGACGGCATTCAATTTGATGGCCTCCTTGGGCATCCCGAAGACGACGCAGCTCTCTTCGTCCTGTGCGATCGTTCGGGCCCCTGCCTCCTTCATCTTCAGCATCCCCTGGGCCCCGTCCGCGCCCATGCCCGTCAGGAGGACACCGATGGCATTGCCTCCGGCATACTGGGCCACCGAATTGAACAGGACGTCCACCGCCGGCCTCTGGTGATGGACCATCGGGCCGTCTTTAATGGTCACATAATACCTCGCACCGCTTCTCCTGAGGACCATGTGGAAGTTGCCCGGAGCGATGAGGGCCTGTCCGTTCAGGACGGAATCGCCATCCCTCGCCTCCCTCACCTCGATCTCGCAGAGGCCATTCAGCCTTTCCGCAAAGGCCTTCGTAAACTGGGCAGGCATATGCTGGACGATGAGGATGCCGGGGATATTCAGGGGTAGCCGTGTGAGGATCTCCTTCAGCGCCTCTGTCCCTCCGGTGGAAGCTCCGATGGCGATCAGCTTCTGGGTCGTCTCCGTCAAGATTTTCGGCGCCGGAAGGGGAGAGGGATCTTGGCTGTTTCCCCGAAACCGATCGAGCCTCACCTTCACCGCAGCCCGAATCTTCTCTTTCAATTGAAGGCTCATGTCCCCAACGGAATAGGGACCCCCTGGCTTCGATAGCACTTCGACCGCACCGCACTCCATCGCCTCGAGGGCCAACTGGCTCCCCTTCGGGGTAAGGGAGCTGACGATGATGACCGGCAGCGGATAGTAGTGCATTAACTTTTTCAGGAAGGTGAGGCCGTCCATCTTGGGCATCTCGACATCGAGAAGCACGACATCGGGCTTCAACCGCACGATCTTATCTCTGGCGACGAAAGGATCGGGGGCCGTTCCAACGATCTCCAGATCGGGTTCTTTCGAGAGGTCCTCGGTGAAAATCTTCCGAACGATGGCGGAGTCATCGACGATGAGCACTTTAATCTTCCCTGGATCCGTCACTTCCATCTCCTCCCGTGCCAATTTATGGGGCGAATCGGATTTCGAGTTTGACCGGGTAACCCTCCACAAGCAGGGGCAGGGATATCCCGGCATCTCCCTTGTCCCTGGGCAAGGTCGGTTCTGAACATTCCCAGGCCTTGGGAGGGGTCAAGACCCAGACCCCCTTCCGATCCAGCTTTGAAAAGAGATTCCCACAGACCATGTTACAGAGCTCACCCACGACGTCCAAGGCCTGGGAGGGCGTTGGGGCCTCCTCCTCGAGGCCCAAAAAGTTGGCCACCATCGTGCGGGCCAGTTCCGCGGGGACGAAGAAGGCCATCTGCCCGCTCAATCTCCCCTCAAATCCGATCTCCGCCCCGATCCAAGAAAACGAAGGCCGGCCATCGGGGTCTCGCTTCTCCTCCCCGGCCTCATCCACCTCCACCGTGGCGAAGAACATGGTCTCGAAGACCTGCTGGGCCACCTTCACCGCCTGATTCGGAAATTCATCCCTCATGGGCCTCCTCCATCACCCGGGACAGGACGTCCCGAACGGTCTCGGGGTAAAAAGGTTTTTGGATATAGCCTTTAATCCCAAGGGAATAGGCCTCCCCGATCCGGGCTTCGCTTCCTTCGGTCGTGATGAGGACGACCGGGATCTTCCGATACATCTCGTCCTTCCCCAGCTCTCGCAACATCTCCAGCCCGTTCATCTCCGGCATGTTGAGATCGGTCAGGATCAGGTCCACCCAGCATCTCCGGAGCATATCCAGAGCCTCCTTCCCATTCCCTGCCTCCCAGCATTCTCCCACCTCAAATCCGGAAAGGGATAGGGTCTTCCGAATGACCTTCCTCATGGTCTGGGAATCGTCTACGATCAACACGTTGAAACTCATCGTCCTTATCCCTCCCCTCAATTGACATTCAACGTCTCATTGACCAATCGGAACTGCTCCTCCAACTGCACGATGAAAGACTCGACCTCCCTGCTCCTCAGATGATGCCGTCTCAAGAGGCCATCGTCCCCCCGATAGGCGAGACCATCGGCGCCCACCCCGATCCCTGTCATCAAGGCGATCATATCGCAGAGGCGGATCAACTCGACCATCTCGGAATCCCCGAAAGACTGGGCAGGGGTGTGATGAAAGCGGATGGCGGAGATCATGATCCCGGGAAATTTCCAATATTCGGCCACCTTCCCCCCCAGTTCGGCATGATCGATCCCGAGGACCTCCCGCTCCGCCTCCGTGAACGAAAAACCCTCCTCGTGGACTAAACGTTTAATCTCCATGAAATGGCCTTGAAAGAACTGACCCAAGATCATCTTTCCGATGTCGTGAAGCAACGCCGCGGTGAAGGGGACATAGGTCATCTGCCAGTCCAACCTTTTTGAAATGATTCGGGTCAGGAGGGCGCAGGCCACGGAATGTTTCCAAAGGTCGACCTGTCCCAGGTCATATCCTTGGCAGGGCTTTTTTAACAACCCGATGCTCTGCTGGCTGAGGATGATTTCCAACAAAGGTTGGAATCCGACGAGGATGATGGCCTCTTTCAAGGAATGGACCTTCTTTTTGAGACCGAAATAGGCGGAGTTGCAGAGCCTGAGGACATTGGCCGTGATCGCAGGGTCGAGGTGGAGGACATCGACCAGATCCTGGGCCGAAGTCCGAGGATCCTCTAAGAGCTGGAGGGCCCTGAAAACCACCGCCGGAAACGGGGGCAATCGCTCAATCGACTGGAGAACCTGATCGACCTCGCTCATAACTCTTTGACTCCGTCTCCGGAGGTCTTCACCCAGACCCTTCCGCTGGCCAGTTCGAGGGAAAGGGTCCGGTTGACGGTCCCCCCCACGTCTTCGGCGTTGATCAACACATTGTTGCTCCAGAAGATCTTACGCAGGGACATATAGTTTCTCTTCCCGATATTGAAAAAATTCGAATCGTCCAAGATCTGGGCGCCCCCCACGACCTTGACGACCATCCTCCTTTTTTCGGCCCCCAATCGATAAGCGGCTTTGAAAAAGAGGGGGATCCCCGAATCGGCAAACATGTAGGGGTTGATCTGGGCCTTTTGGGGGTCGATCGAGGAGTCCGGCAGCATGAAATGGAGAAGGCCTCCCACCTTGACCACGGGGTCATAGATGCTCACCCCGATACAGGACCCTAACGAGTAGGTGATGATCGTGGCCTTCTCGTCGTTTGAAACCTTCATATCGGCGATACCGACGATCAGTTTCATAAAGCGGATGAACCCATGGCGGTTATTCCGTCATTCCATCTTTCGGTAAATGGCCGGTCGGATGTAACGAAAGGGATGGACGATCCCCGTCAGGCTTTCCGAATGGCCGATGAGCAAAAATCCCCCCCTCTCCAGGCACTCATAAAGCCGGTTGACCAATTCGGCCTGGATCTTTTTGTCAAAATAGATCATCACATTGCGGCAGAAGATACAATCGAAGGGCTCGGCAAATTGAAAAGGTTCCATCAGATTGAGCCTCTTGAATTGAACCAACCTCCGGACCTCCTCCTTCACCTTCACAAAATCCTTCCACTGATCCTCGCCTTTCAAAAAATACTTCTTGATCAGGGGGGGCGGGACGGGTTGGAGCCGTTCCTTGGGGAAAATCCCGGCCTCGGCCGTCTTGAGCGCCCGGGTCGAAAGGTCGGTCCCCAACACCGAGATCTCCCAGGCCGGTGGGTTTTCGATCCCTTCGAGCAAGGTCATTGCGATGGAATAAGGTTCTTCCCCGGAGGAACAGGCCGCGCTCCAGATCCGGATTTTTCTCCCGCGCCCCTTTTTCTGGGAAACCCACTCGGGCAAGATCACCTCTCTGAGATAGTCAAAATGGCCTTTTTCCCTGAAAAAGAAGGTAAAATTCGTCGTGATCGAGTCGAGGAGCCGGGTCAACTCCTCCCCGGTCTCATCGTTCAGAACGAACTGGTAATACTCCTGGAAGGTCCTGAAGGGCCCGTTTCGGATCCGTTTTCCGAGTCGAGCCTTGACCAGCTCCTTCTTTGCGGCGGTGAGGTGGATGCCGCACTGGGTGTAGATGAGACGGCTGAGCAATTCGAACTCCCTGTCGCTCAGCTCGAGGGGTCGATAGGGAGAAAGGTTCAACATGGCTTGGAGACTCCATGGCATCGATGGCTCAATTACTTGAAGCAGACCTCGACCGTAAAGGGTCCCCCGTGGGTTTTGAAGGGAATGGACAGGATCGGCCCCTTGGTGACGTGACGGATTTCATGGCCCGGGCCGGAGATGACCGAAGGGATGGCTCCTTGAAAGTGATGTCCCAACTCCTCCAGGCGCCGCCTGGAATCCCCTGAGATCATGTTCGTCAACTCCCCCACCGCATCCTTCACCTGGTCGTTGATCTCATAGACGTTCTCGCCCAACATCTGACTGAGGATGAGGAGGATACATTCCCGGCTGAAGGTGATGCAGATGGACCCCTGGGTCTCTCCGGTGATCCCCACGATCCCAGAGATATCCCCGGTGGCCGTCGTCCCCTTCTTGATGTAAGGTTTACCGGGGGTGGGCTGGATCCCGGCCATGGTCTTCAAAACGGAGATGGTCGCTTCAAGAAATGGGTTGATCAGTTCCGCTTTCATGTCCTCCTTCCTTTCTTCAGATTCAATCCGATCGGACCGTCTGCTTGTTCTCGAAGAGGTGATCGATGTCCTTTTTTAAAAATCTCCAGTGTTTTCCCAATTTAACCGCAGGCACCCTTCCGTCCTGGGCCAGTTTATAAACGGTTGAAACGGGTATCTTTAAGTACCGAGAAACCTCTTTGACGCTTAAAACCTCTTCCGAATCCATATCCCAGGCTTCTCCTAATCGGGCTCGATCCTATCCGTTGCTCTACTTTTTTCTTATTTCTTATATCGACAAAGAGGGAGGGGGACTTGAGTGATCGGGAGGGCTTTAGGGAAGGTATTGAGAAGGCGATCGCAAATTATGGCGCTGGGGAGGGGTGCACATTCAACGGGAGGGACAGGAATCTCCCCTTGCCCTTTCTCTTCTTCCACTCACAGAAAAAGTTCTCGACGAATCGCTCCGGTTCTTCACAGAACCTCA includes:
- a CDS encoding flagellar basal body-associated FliL family protein, yielding MGHPFLGRGRRERSPDVKRIGGAKVIKYILIGGIMMVLVVGGGLGLALYLGYLSPPTQSNARPAEASPSKTTEMGEIVKLSPLIINLNEENGRHYLKTRILLELEDKKWVEPVQARMSIFTDTVILSVSEKKLDDLRKGDFKERLKEELLQKFNGHLGQKGIRRIYFDEFLFQ
- a CDS encoding chemotaxis response regulator protein-glutamate methylesterase; this translates as MEVTDPGKIKVLIVDDSAIVRKIFTEDLSKEPDLEIVGTAPDPFVARDKIVRLKPDVVLLDVEMPKMDGLTFLKKLMHYYPLPVIIVSSLTPKGSQLALEAMECGAVEVLSKPGGPYSVGDMSLQLKEKIRAAVKVRLDRFRGNSQDPSPLPAPKILTETTQKLIAIGASTGGTEALKEILTRLPLNIPGILIVQHMPAQFTKAFAERLNGLCEIEVREARDGDSVLNGQALIAPGNFHMVLRRSGARYYVTIKDGPMVHHQRPAVDVLFNSVAQYAGGNAIGVLLTGMGADGAQGMLKMKEAGARTIAQDEESCVVFGMPKEAIKLNAVDRVVPLARIPEEIVQMVNLN
- a CDS encoding chemotaxis protein CheX, with translation MRDEFPNQAVKVAQQVFETMFFATVEVDEAGEEKRDPDGRPSFSWIGAEIGFEGRLSGQMAFFVPAELARTMVANFLGLEEEAPTPSQALDVVGELCNMVCGNLFSKLDRKGVWVLTPPKAWECSEPTLPRDKGDAGISLPLLVEGYPVKLEIRFAP
- a CDS encoding response regulator; its protein translation is MSFNVLIVDDSQTMRKVIRKTLSLSGFEVGECWEAGNGKEALDMLRRCWVDLILTDLNMPEMNGLEMLRELGKDEMYRKIPVVLITTEGSEARIGEAYSLGIKGYIQKPFYPETVRDVLSRVMEEAHEG
- a CDS encoding HDOD domain-containing protein, which produces MSEVDQVLQSIERLPPFPAVVFRALQLLEDPRTSAQDLVDVLHLDPAITANVLRLCNSAYFGLKKKVHSLKEAIILVGFQPLLEIILSQQSIGLLKKPCQGYDLGQVDLWKHSVACALLTRIISKRLDWQMTYVPFTAALLHDIGKMILGQFFQGHFMEIKRLVHEEGFSFTEAEREVLGIDHAELGGKVAEYWKFPGIMISAIRFHHTPAQSFGDSEMVELIRLCDMIALMTGIGVGADGLAYRGDDGLLRRHHLRSREVESFIVQLEEQFRLVNETLNVN
- a CDS encoding chemotaxis protein CheD, with amino-acid sequence MKLIVGIADMKVSNDEKATIITYSLGSCIGVSIYDPVVKVGGLLHFMLPDSSIDPQKAQINPYMFADSGIPLFFKAAYRLGAEKRRMVVKVVGGAQILDDSNFFNIGKRNYMSLRKIFWSNNVLINAEDVGGTVNRTLSLELASGRVWVKTSGDGVKEL
- a CDS encoding protein-glutamate O-methyltransferase CheR yields the protein MPWSLQAMLNLSPYRPLELSDREFELLSRLIYTQCGIHLTAAKKELVKARLGKRIRNGPFRTFQEYYQFVLNDETGEELTRLLDSITTNFTFFFREKGHFDYLREVILPEWVSQKKGRGRKIRIWSAACSSGEEPYSIAMTLLEGIENPPAWEISVLGTDLSTRALKTAEAGIFPKERLQPVPPPLIKKYFLKGEDQWKDFVKVKEEVRRLVQFKRLNLMEPFQFAEPFDCIFCRNVMIYFDKKIQAELVNRLYECLERGGFLLIGHSESLTGIVHPFRYIRPAIYRKME
- a CDS encoding chemotaxis protein CheX, which produces MKAELINPFLEATISVLKTMAGIQPTPGKPYIKKGTTATGDISGIVGITGETQGSICITFSRECILLILSQMLGENVYEINDQVKDAVGELTNMISGDSRRRLEELGHHFQGAIPSVISGPGHEIRHVTKGPILSIPFKTHGGPFTVEVCFK
- a CDS encoding helix-turn-helix domain-containing protein, whose translation is MDSEEVLSVKEVSRYLKIPVSTVYKLAQDGRVPAVKLGKHWRFLKKDIDHLFENKQTVRSD